The following nucleotide sequence is from Vanessa cardui chromosome 19, ilVanCard2.1, whole genome shotgun sequence.
ATCTCTTCTGTGATTATAATGAGATGAATTCACTTTGAGAAAACTACATTGAGTTGGTGTTGGATATGCGTCAAGCTCAGAAGCGACAAATACATTCTGAATCGCAGTCTGAATACCTCTTTGTCCAGTGAAAACTAACGGAGTAAAACTATGATCTTGTAAGTTTTTACCAACTGGAAGTTCAGTAATAACATTTATGTGTAACGGTTCTAATATTTCTGAAGGCCCTATTCCAGACAGCATTAAAATTTTTGGTGTATCAATAGATCCTGCTGACAAAATTACTTCCATGTTTGCAAAAACATCTATTTTTTCACATGAATTAAGCATGACCCGAACACCATATGCTCTGTTAGTTAAAGGgtctattaaaactttaataactcTGGcgaatttcgtaataaaaaagtttGGTCTGTCTTGAGCTGGTCGTAGATATGCTTCAGCTGTGCTCGATCTTCTACCATCAGCAAAGGTAAAATGTGGTCGAGAAGCACCTACAATTTCTGGGCCATTATTTTCTAAAACTCTCTTTATTCCAATTTCCTCATAAGCATTAAGGActctttcgtttattttttcaaatacagTGTTTGCTTTTGGTCTTGATATTGCGACGGGTCCTGACGTTGAATGGAGCTTAGCATTATATGGATTGCTGAGTACTACTGGATCTGTCATATTTTCAagttttttgaagtaatatagAACATTATTCCAGTCCCAACCGGGGGCCACTTCACTCCATTCATCGTAGTCTTGTGGTACTCCTCTAGCATAAATTTCATAGTTATTGGAAGATGACCCTCCTAACATTTTTCCTCGCGTCATGAAAATTTTCCCGTCGGGATGACTTTGTCCAATTCCTTCATCGAGTTGGGCCCTATAGTCCCAATCATACTCTGTTTGAGCGAGTGTTGCAAACAAACTGGGTATCTGCAAAGCGAATTTTTTCTCAATATTAtcgataaataaacatttttttgtcattttaaagtatgatatataaattttaataacatttaataaagatCTAGACATTAAATTGTGAATCCTCGTagtattttaatactataaatctttaaaatccaGATATTATGATGCACAGTTTATGGAAAATGTTTGGaatttcttcaaatatttaGTCCATTTAGGTTTGCTTGGAAAAACATCTTTaacgtatgtatttttttctattacgtgaatttatagcaattattttttattaccacACTAGCAACTGGGGGATCCCTTCCCGCTTCCAAAAGCAGAACCTTCCATTGCGAAATTTCACTTAACCTAGCAGCGACAGTGGCGCCGCCAGATCCTGCGCCAACAACTATGAAGTCGAATGTGTCGccatctatgaaaaaaaaataattaatataacattttacaccataagaacatttttatttatagcagcttgtaaatttctcacagctGGGATAACATCTATACTTAGCCAGAATTTAGCGACGTCATCCCTGACCCAGCCCTGCtcttaaagaattataaaaacataaattaattatgcggactaataatgtttatatatgtactatataacatataataatatacatttttgtttacgcaagaataacttaatattttcgTAATAACCTTCAGTcgtaagaataatttaatgaaaagatTATGACCTACAAACTGACATCgattcaatatttatgtattgttttgAATACTTAACTTATATTTAGCTAACCATAATCTGTTAAAATCTCGACctgaatttcatttattttataggcGTCATCGGTAgtcaatatatacatactagcAGCCCGTcccagctttgcacgggtggacataagcTTTTTATTACCTACAATTTTAActttcatatatatttgttgttgttttttaccAACATGTTTAGCAATtgtctttcttttttaatttatttacataaaaccttaataaataatatacctatgCCTTCTTTGTGAATCTCACTGTCTGttaatgaaaaccgcatgaaaatccattCCGTAGTtctggagtttatcgcgaacatagagacagacagacgcggccagggaactttgtt
It contains:
- the LOC124538049 gene encoding ecdysone oxidase-like; its protein translation is MILNVFVNNFLGFIQSVRDIPWLRWLLRLLALSQAIGPVGWPTSFPLKDGDTFDFIVVGAGSGGATVAARLSEISQWKVLLLEAGRDPPVASVIPSLFATLAQTEYDWDYRAQLDEGIGQSHPDGKIFMTRGKMLGGSSSNNYEIYARGVPQDYDEWSEVAPGWDWNNVLYYFKKLENMTDPVVLSNPYNAKLHSTSGPVAISRPKANTVFEKINERVLNAYEEIGIKRVLENNGPEIVGASRPHFTFADGRRSSTAEAYLRPAQDRPNFFITKFARVIKVLIDPLTNRAYGVRVMLNSCEKIDVFANMEVILSAGSIDTPKILMLSGIGPSEILEPLHINVITELPVGKNLQDHSFTPLVFTGQRGIQTAIQNVFVASELDAYPTPTQCSFLKVNSSHYNHRRDKPNIQTFNIHVGATAAPIILYGCRTIINYDEDFCFSMSKANVYNEIDVTSVLLLHPLSRGQVKLRSNNPFDAPIIELGYYRNKKDIDVAVEAVKFMLRLAKTSYYQKVGSKVVKLKVKGCEGLEYGTDAYWRCYVVNSVSSILHPVGTCAMGPGGVVDERLRVYNIEGLRVVDASIMPLIPSGNTNIPTIMIGEKAADMIKEDYSFTWR